CAATTCAATAGTTAGCTGCTAGGACTGGTATTGATCCCTTCAACTACCTCCCCACCAGTTTCTACGACCTGAGTTATGAGCCTGTGACCCACGGCCTTAACTCAGATCGAGTACTGATGACTGGAAAATGACGATGTGATGAAATATGCGTTTTTGGTTCCTTTCAGTTTCGTCTTCGCCGATCCATATTCTCTGCAGGAAATCATGATTGGCTTTTTGTTCTTGGGTAGATAAGTGTTTACATCAGACAGTGCTGTGTTGATTTGTTTGTTTGTCGTGGTCCTCGTGGACGAAGGGTACGTTTTTGGTTTGATTTGTGATGAACTAGTAACCAAGTATATGAAGGATTCAACTCTGAAGTCCGAACTACGCAAACCATGTTGCGATGAGCATTCCTCGGGAGAGCTTAGACCTTAAGTCTTAAATCACATGCCAACTTCTCTAGTTGTTGTTGCCAAGGGGATTCAGATAAGAAATGTCTCAGTGTTTTCTGTCTATAATTCAGATAAGAAATGTATTAGTGACACTCTAATATAGGACAAAGGGACACAGATAAGGAATGTCTTAGCTTTGGTGTAAGGCGCAGACTTGCAAGTATATGATGCAACGAATGGTTTAAGATGTGATTGTTGGTTGGATTTGAATTCACCGTCCAATTCCTTATGAATCTATGCCTTCAGGATCAACTCGGTTTACCTTATTTTCGCTTTCTTCACTGATTTACTTTCAGTGTTGTTTTCTGTGGTAGGTTATGTTGTTTTGCTCTTTGTTTGAAAGGGTTTTGTTAAGCCCCCTTCCTTTCTGTACCCATGACTTTCTTTTTTCTTAATATATGGAGTTCAACTCCTTTTAATCAAAAAAAAAAAAGTGTTAAAATGTGTACCCGTGTGTTTAAAGTGGTAAAATGTGTTTTTAAAGTAGTAATTGAGTCCTTAAAGTGATTAAAAAAGGAGTAGTGCTACATACGTACACCAAAAAGTTATACCAAAATCTAATACCAAATTATGTGGCAACTCCATATCATCACATTCAATTGATATTTTGCATATTCATTTTTTAAATAAAAAATAACCCTAAAAATNNNNNNNNNNNNNNNNNNNNATCAATCTAGGTTAATATACGAATTTCAGAAAAGCAGGACTCAAATATTAGTAACTTGATTTTGGCCTTCGTAAAGAATCTTTGTCACTCTGTGCGAACAAAAAAGTTGTTTTGTAAATTACCATGATCATAGAGGCTATGGTGCTTCGATTCCTTGGATTTGGGGATACTTCTATTCCCATAAGGGTTGAAACTCAGAACGAGTGGACGTTGAGTAACAATGTTGGAGGAAGGACTTTGGGTTCTAAATGGGAAGATGCATAGAGGTGGATTTTGTAATTTTTATTTTTTATTTTGTGATTTTTATTTTTTTATATCTATTCAAAATCAAGCATTTTACAATTTATTAAGACATGGAGGAAAGTATTAGTTTTAACATGATGATGTGTATGTGCCACATCATTTTGTATAGAGTTTTTGTATAATATTTTTGTGTCTTTAGCATTTTTCTTAAAAAAAAGTTGTTACAACTTTGAGAACTCATATTACAACTTTGAGGACTCAATTACCACTTTAAGGACATATGATGACTAATGTTGTAACTAATTTTTTTTCAACTTTAAGAACTCATATTACAGCTTTGAAGACTAATATTACTACTTTGAGAACTTATTTTACAACTTTATGACAAAATTGACACGTCACATGCATTAACACATCTTAGTTTTACCCTAGAAGGAGAATATTGTTAACAAAAAGCATTTCATCCCACTATACTTTGTAGGATTTTAGGACATGATCTCATTGCTCTAGTGCTATAGTTAAAGCCCCAATGGAAAACATAAAGAGAATTTATGATGGAAAGGTACAACCAAACACAAACTCTATACCAAAATCACGCCAATGTTCAATGCGAATGATCATTGGTGAAAGAATGATCCAAATCACAGACCAACCACCAACCACAATCCCTACTTGAATAGGAATGAGCAGCACAATCAGACTAATTAGGGATAAGCGAATAGACAACACACTAACCGAGAGGCACCACACTAGGGCCGAAAACGAACAAGCAGTGTTAGCAGCACTGTTGGGCCGTTGGTAAATGCAAATAACCTAAACCAACAAACCCAAAATTTACAAAGTGAAAAGTAAGAATATATATTTATATATATAAAATATATAGTTCCTATCCAGAACGAAGATTCGCTATGAAATTAATGTGTGAAATTTCTTATTTGACTAACTTTTCAGTCATATTTCAACATCTTCACCGTTCAATTTATTGCTACTAATGTATAAATCATTCAAACAAAATTTCATTCACATTGATAATCGTTTAGATACCGAATTAGATTAAATTAATGAACGGACCATAAATATGTCTAGCTATATATATATATGACAGTAAAATGTATATAAAATTATAAACCTGAATTCCATTAGAAGCAGTTCATCGATTTGATATTTGTAGATCAAATATATAGGAGCTTGATCACAAGCTTTGGTGATTAATGCAGAATGTTAATTACGATCAAGAAAGATACGTTATTAAAAAAGAAGTCATTATTTTTCTAATATCAATCATGCATTGTGAAAACATGTTATCGTTTCAAATAACTAGTTTCAAATCATAAGAAAGTTTAAATTGCGAATACGCATAAAACACTTGATGTTTTGAGCAATTGAACAACTAACATAAGATTAAGTCCCCTGGAGAAGGATCCAACACTATGCGGAAAAGACTTTCAATCGATCTTTCAACACATGATTTATCATCTTTAAATTCCGAACAACCACCAAAAAAAGAGAAAGCTTGTATTATTTTCACTTTTATCACCTTTACTTTGTGCAAAGCGAAAAAATAAAAAAAATAAAAATCACTTTGATCACCTTACACCAAACTAAAGTTACCAACCAAACGAACCTTTAGAAAGTTCATCATATCATAACATGGGTTAACATGGCTTTCCCAAAGAACCCACAATTCACGCTCGCAAATTAAGCAAAAAAGAACCCCGGTCAACTAGTCAACACTTAGATCCCCTCCTTCTCAGCCACACTCAGCCTCTAACATGCAACCTTCCCATTGGGTCAAACTCTCCTAAAGTAAAAAAACAAAAATCAACGACTACAGAGACACCAATCATCTTCAGCCACGTAGGTCATCACAGTTAATCCTATTCCACACTGAATCCCATGAAACGCGTTCTACTGCGCCACCACCTTTTACTGGACCCGGTTTCCCGACCGGGTTGTGACGCGGACCTCCACCCAAGGCAGCATCATCATCACGCACCCATCATCCTCGGTACCACATAAGAATCACAGAAGGTGGCTCATTTCGATGATGGGTTTTTGTCTCCAACTTCTTTATTAAGCTCTTCTTGCTGTGAAGCACTGACTAAACTGACTTGGGTTTTGCAATGGCAACCGAACCGGTTCCGGGTACGCCCGGTATAAAGGAAGTAAGGTCCGACGTCTCCGGGTCCGAGATGTTTCAGTTTGACACCAATGCAGGTCATGGAGGAGGTTCATTGTCGCCGAGTCCGCCGCCCGGGATAAGGAGGGTGAGTTTGAGGGCGGAGATTGATACGTCGCCGCCGTTCGGGTCGGTGAAGGAGGCTGTAACCCGTTTTGGTGGCAGCGGGTCTTGGATACCATATTATAAGCTTGGAGAAGACTATGTAAGTGAACTATGCGCACTATGCAAGCAAGTCTTTTACAGTATATTCCATGAAAATTATGCAACAATTTCACACATTTTGGCACACTTCAGATGAGTTAAGTATTGCCAATTTGATCCTATTTATACCTTCATGTAATTTAACGGGCTACTAAGGTTGACATTATGATCCATAGCTTTGAACTTTGTTTGTTTGTGTAGTTCTCTGCTTTCTTCATACAAGAATTCTATGCCTGTGTTTCTGTATGAGAATTTTAGCCCCCGTCAAGTATAAGCAGATGATCACAAACACACTGTTACATCACTTACATGCACTTCTTGCTTTGTCTATCGGGGTAACAATAATTCAATTTTAGTTTTTCCGAATGTGATATTGAATCGATCATTTGACAATATAACATGTCGTATATCCGATTGAAGAAGTTTACTTTTTGTGTTACTTAGTAGTTCAAATGGTGAATCCTGAAATTTAAAAGTACCATACTCTCATAATTCTTCCTGGTTTGTTTGGGTTCCGTTCTTGGTTTAATTGGAATTTACAAAAGCAGAATGGTGTTGAAGAGTTTGACTTGAAGAAAGTGGAGGAACAAGCAGCCGAGTTAGAGAAGGATTTGATTGTGAAGGAGCTAGAGACTCTTGATGTTTTAGAAGAACTAGCAACAACCAAGAGGATTGTGGAGGAGCTAAAGAGACAGCTGCAGAAAGAAGCATTAAAATGCTTGACAGTTCCACCAGACTACAACTCAGAAGCAGATCACATAATGTCATCATCCCCTGCCATCAAAGAAATGAACAAGGAAAATAATAATTTCTTGATGATGGGAAATTCAAGTCCCTACCACCCTGCTTCTTCTTCTCCTGATCTGATCTTGATGGAGCTGAAACAAGCGAAAATGAACCTCGGTAAGACGATCAATGATCTCGGGGTGATTCAGTCTTCTGTGGAATCCTTGAACAAGAAGATGCAAAACGAGAAAATCTTGCTGGAAAAGACCCGGGAGAGGCTGACTTCACAGTTTGCAGGGGTGTCAACACTAGAGGAAGAGATGAATAGCATAAAAGAGAAGACCAGACAAGCTGATAATGCAGAAACCAAGTCTAAGAAAATGGCCAAAGCTTCGAATTTTGAGGCCAAAACCAGCATGAAGAAGACTGCTGAAATGAGGTGGGTTGCGGCGAAGAAGATGGAAGAAGCAGCTAAGGCAGCAGAAGCTGTTGCTCTTGCAGACCTCAGGGCTCTAACAAGCTACTGTGATAGCTCATCAGGGT
Above is a window of Fragaria vesca subsp. vesca linkage group LG7, FraVesHawaii_1.0, whole genome shotgun sequence DNA encoding:
- the LOC101309596 gene encoding WEB family protein At2g40480-like, whose protein sequence is MATEPVPGTPGIKEVRSDVSGSEMFQFDTNAGHGGGSLSPSPPPGIRRVSLRAEIDTSPPFGSVKEAVTRFGGSGSWIPYYKLGEDYNGVEEFDLKKVEEQAAELEKDLIVKELETLDVLEELATTKRIVEELKRQLQKEALKCLTVPPDYNSEADHIMSSSPAIKEMNKENNNFLMMGNSSPYHPASSSPDLILMELKQAKMNLGKTINDLGVIQSSVESLNKKMQNEKILLEKTRERLTSQFAGVSTLEEEMNSIKEKTRQADNAETKSKKMAKASNFEAKTSMKKTAEMRWVAAKKMEEAAKAAEAVALADLRALTSYCDSSSGYVLPEPEKSRIKYPINSRAQEAHGWFKKKLADAMFQIDEANASKLAILKKLKEATEEVNYSKQFLEEALNNVELANRKQLAAEEALQILAPEHGKRQVAYNTRNLNIRNSPINEMSRSSVLANDLHRSKPLLRPNVSLRDVLSRKQVLPEDYVAKKEVDRGNAETHRVALSEMLHALREDLTFPSKVEQKDGNDRQRKKFGFIQISLPLSRPSKKKTQTLNANGTH